A single genomic interval of Hippoglossus stenolepis isolate QCI-W04-F060 chromosome 24, HSTE1.2, whole genome shotgun sequence harbors:
- the LOC118103484 gene encoding small integral membrane protein 11-like, with the protein MINWKVLDNVPMLLYILALKTLLLCLGFAGVKIYQGKKIEEALKREQAEKRKLAEQTQGLIDHLKED; encoded by the exons ATGATCAACTGGAAG GTTTTGGACAATGTCCCCATGCTCCTGTACATCCTGGCCCTGAAGacactgttgctgtgtttggggTTCGCCGGGGTGAAGATCTACCAAGGCAAGAAAATCGAGGAGGCCCTTAAAAGGGAAcaggcagagaagaggaagctggCCGAACAGACGCAGGGGCTTATTGACCACTTGAAGGAAGactga
- the gpr180 gene encoding integral membrane protein GPR180 — MARLLCALAAAVLLGAGVRGKTVTGLLRSDAARETRGQFISSFMYQGDGGLLVCRLDNSALATEKESILLLYKDTDPDLDTLSCSERLARAHFTIPLSQEEHNQTIPRQSSPTAWQALYADRYTCQESAVIPSHPDLSFTVLLLNADAAGNPLEHFSAEEAGLHSFYFLLLLAFFIACCIYIKPLHQALRKGGPMHTVFKVLTTALALQGGSALCKYIHLARYSRDGIGIPLMGSLAEFWDMVSQVSMLYMLLSLCMGWTLSRGRKPQSRPLQWEHSPASTAVAVGGVVTHGVLLLWELYLESEREHHSYHAGLSLAGILLLVLRVGLAVLLASVLYQIISTERSTLKRDFYLSFAKGCFLWFLCHPVLVLTAVIFNEHQREKVVTIGVILCQSISMVILYQLFLSRSLYWEVSSLSSVSLPLTMSRTNQRGRY; from the exons ATGGCGAGGCTGTTGTGCGCGCTCGCGGCCGCGGTGCTGCTCGGCGCGGGGGTTCGCGGGAAAACCGTGACGGGACTTTTGAGGAGCGACGCGGCGCGGGAGACGCGCGGCCAGTTCATCTCTTCATTCATGTACCAAG GCGATGGTGGTCTGTTAGTGTGTCGGCTGGACAACTCGGCTCTGGCCACAGAGAAGGAGTCCATACTGCTGCTGTACAAGGACACGGACCCGGACCTGGACACCCTGAGCTGCAGCGAGCGGCTGGCCCGAGCCCACTTCACCA ttcctctgaGTCAGGAAGAACACAACCAGACGATCCCTCGACAGTCGTCCCCGACAGCCTGGCAGGCCCTGTACGCTGACAGATACACGTGTCAG GAAAGCGCCGTGATTCCGTCTCACCCTGATCTCAGTTTCACCGTGTTGCTGTTGAACGCAGACGCGGCCGGAAATCCTCTGGAGCACTTCAGCGCGGAGGAGGCAG GTCTCCACAGTTTCtacttcctcctgctgctcgcCTTCTTCATCGCCTGCTGTATCTACATCAAGCCCCTGCACCAGGCCCTGAGGAAAGGAGGCCCCATGCACACCGTCTTCAAAGTGCTCACCACGGCGCTGGCGTTGCAGGGCGGCTCCGCTCTCTGCAAGTACATCCACCTGGCCAG gtatTCTCGAGATGGTATCGGTATTCCTCTGATGGGCAGCCTGGCAGAAT TCTGGGATATGGTGTCCCAGGTGTCCATGCTGTACATGTTGCTGAGCCTGTGTATGGGCTGGACTCTGAGTCGCGGCAGGAAGCCTCAGTCCAGACCTCTGCAGTGGGAACACTCTCCGGCCTCCACGGCTGTCGCTGTCGGTGGAGTCGTCACACAT ggagtgctgctgctgtgggagctATACTTAGAGTCCGAGAGGGAACACCACAGCTACCACGCCGGGCTGAGTCTGGCAGGCATCCTCCTCCTGGTGCTGAGGGTGGGCTTGGCCGTGCTCTTGGCCTCTGTCCTCTACCAGATCATCTCCACCGAGAGGAGCACCCTGAAGAGAGACTTCTACCTCAGCTTCGCCAAG GGATGCTTCCTGTGGTTCCTCTGTCACCCGGTCCTCGTCCTCACGGCTGTTATCTTCAACGAGCACCAGAGGGAGAAG GTGGTGACTATCGGTGTCATCCTGTGCCAGTCCATCTCCATGGTGATCCTCTACCAGCTCTTCCTGTCTCGCTCGCTCTACTGGGaggtctcctctctctcctccgtgtCTCTGCCGCTTACCATGTCCAGAACAAACCAGAGGGGGCGCTactga
- the LOC118103550 gene encoding dTDP-D-glucose 4,6-dehydratase, whose translation MDFNTVLVTGGSGFIGSHLVCSLVDRHPDWRIINLDNLDYCCSPRSLESIEDRANYTFFRGDVCNSRLVDHIFNTENIDVVFHLAAKTHVESSFESPSTFQRVNVDGTRVLLAAAHQARHRPQRFIYVSTDEVYGAGLDEVFDESSPVRPSNPYSATKAAAEFLVRSYWDEYKFPIIITRSNNIYGPRQFTEKVIPRFLTLLRMNKKCTIQGTLPKSRHFLFIDDAVSAFLLVLEKGIVGEIYNMGSSCEIPIMQLARQLIRMVKNVPDSEVNDWLDFVPDRPQVDLRYPITCEKLQQLGWRAEVSWAEGIRQTVKWYQEHPDFWSDAGEDLRQIRGDPAL comes from the exons aTGGACTTTAACACTGTCCTGGTGACTGGAGGCTCCGGATTCAT CGGCTCCCATCTTGTGTGTTCACTGGTCGACAGACACCCTGACTGGAGAATTATTAACCTGGATAAT TTGGATTACTGCTGCAGCCCCAGGAGTCTGGAGAGCATTGAAGACAGAGCAAACTACACCTTTTTCAGA GGAGATGTGTGTAACTCGCGGTTGGTCGACCACATTTTCAACACAGAGAACATCGATGTGGTTTTCCACCTGGCGGCCAAAACACATGTCG AGTCGTCGTTTGAATCTCCTTCCACTTTCCAGCGGGTGAACGTCGACGGCACCAGAGTTTTACTTGCAGCTGCACATCAGGCCAGACACCGGCCTCAGCGCTTCATCTACGTCAGCACCGATGAGGTGTACGGAGCTGGGCTGGACGAG GTGTTTGATGAGAGCAGCCCGGTGAGGCCGTCCAACCCGTACTCTGCCACGAAAGCAGCCGCAGAGTTCCTGGTCAGATCCTACTGGGATGAATACAAg TTTCCAATCATCATCACCAGGAGCAACAACATCTACGGGCCCCGGCAGTTCACTGAGAAG GTCATTCCGAGGTTTCTCACCCTGTTGCGAATGAACAAGAAATG CACCATCCAGGGAACGCTCCCTAAATCTCGCCATTTCCTGTTCATCGACGACGCCGTCAGTGCCTTCCTGCTGGTCCTGGAGAAAGGGATTGTGGGCGAAATCTACAACATGGGGTCAAGCTGCGAGATTCCCATCATGCAACTGGCCAGGCAGCTTATAAGGATG gtgAAGAATGTTCCGGACTCGGAGGTGAACGATTGGCTCGACTTTGTGCCTGACAG GCCGCAGGTCGACCTCCGCTACCCAATCACGTgcgagaagctgcagcagctgggcTGGAGGGCCGAGGTGTCCTGGGCTGAGGGCATCAGACAAACTg TAAAATGGTACCAGGAGCACCCAGACTTCTGGTCAGATGCCGGCGAGGACTTGAGACAAATCCGGGGCGACCCCGCGCTTTGA